Part of the Phenylobacterium soli genome, GCGCTCGCCGAGCGCCCGGCGGCGCAGCGCGGCGCGGACCCGGGCCACGACCTCGCGCGGATTGACCGGCGCGCAGACGCAGTCGTCGGCGCCCGCTTCCAGGGCGTCCACGGCGAACCCGGCCTGGGCGCCGGCGTAGACGACGATGACGCTCGCCCCCGGACGCCGCGACAGGCGCTGGCAGTCCCGCGCAGCCTGCGCCTCGCTCCCCGCCGGGGCCAGCAGGATCACCGCCTCGGCGCCGGCCAGCAGCGCGCGCGCCCCGGCGAGGTCGGGAGCCTGGCGCACCACATAGCCGCGCGTCTCCAGTTGGTCGCAGATGCCGGCGCCGACCGCGCTGCGGCCGACCAGGGCCACGCGCCCGGCCACCGGCGGCTGGGTCGGCCTCGGCGGCGACGTCGTCTGGGGCTCGGCGATCAGCGTCATCGTGTGTTATGTACGAACTAGTTCGTGTCTGCACAATTTCATAGGTTGTGCGTTGGCGCAACGAACGGGGTTCTTTCGACGGGATATCCGCCGCTCGATGCAGCGTACGAACTTGTTAGTTTCAGTTGGGCTGTTAGTTTCAATTGGAACGAGTTGGCCGAAGGCGGCCTGGAGGTGAAGCTTGCGCAGGTCGATCGCCACCGTGTCCCTGAGCGGCAACCTCCAGGAAAAGCTGCTCGCCATCGCGGCCGCCAAGTTCGATTCCATCGAGCTGTTCGAGAACGACCTGCTGTTCTTCGACGGCACGGCGCGCGACGTCCGGGCCATGGTCGAGGACGTCGGCCTGAAGATCTCGCTCTTCCAGCCGTTCCGCGACTTCGAGGGCGTCCCCGACGAGGTCTTCCGGCGCAACCTCGACCGCGCCGAGCGCAAGTTCGACGTGATGGGCGACCTCGACGCGAAGATGATGCTGGTCTGCTCCAACGTCTCGCCGGCCGCCATCGCCGACGACGAGCGCGCCGCCGCCCAGCTGCATGAGCTCGCCGAGCGGGCCGCGGCGCGCGGCATCCGCATCGGCTACGAGGCCCTGGCCTGGGGCGCGCAGGTGAAGACCTATGGCCACGTCTGGGAGATCGTCCGCCGCGCCGCCCACAGTCATCTCGGCGTCATCCTCGACAGCTTCCACACCCTCGCGCTCGGCGATGGCGTCGAGGGCATCGCCCACATCCCCGGCGAGAAGATCTTCTTCGTCCAGCTCGCCGACGCGCCCCTGCTGAAGATGGACGTGCTGTCCTGGAGCCGGCACTTCCGCTGCTTCCCCGGCCAGGGCGACTTCGACGTCGCCGCCTTCGCCGCCAAGGCCATCGAGGCGGGCTACACCGGCCCCCTGTCGCTGGAGATCTTCAACGACGAGTTCCGCGCCACCGCGCCCTCGCGCACCGCCCGCGACGGCATGCGTTCGCTGCTGTTCCTCGAGGAGCAGATCCGCGGCCAGCTCGAGGAGAGCCCCGCCGAGCCTGGCCGCGCCCCGCGGCCCCGGGTCGACCTCCTCGACCCGCCGCCGCCGCCGGACCTCTCGGGCGTCGCCTTCCTGGAGTTCGCCGTCGACGCGACGGCGCGCGGCGAGCTCGCCCGCTGGCTCGAAGGCATGGGCTTCCAGCGCGTCGGCGTCCACCGCGGGAAGGATGTGACCCTCTACCGCCAGGGCGACCTCGCCATCGCGCTGAACGCCGAGCCTGAGTCCTTCGCCCACTCCTACTACCTGCTGCACGGGGTCTCGGTCTGCGCGATCGGCCTGCGCGCCGCCGACCCGGCCGGCCTGCTCTCGCGCGCCGAGGTTTTCGGGTGCCAGCGCTTCGAGGAGCGCGTCGGCCCGGACGAGGCGCCGATGCCCGGCCTGCGCGCCCCCGACGGCAGCCTGATCTATGTGGTGGACGAGAGCTTCGACGCCGCCGCCGACTTCGTCCGCGATCGCGGCGAGGGCGCCAGCGCCGGCCTGGTCTCCGCCGTCGACCACGTGGGCCAGGCCCTGCCGGGCGACCACTTCGACACCTGGCTCCTGTTCTACCGCGCGGTGCTGCGTCTGAAGCCGGAAGAGTCGTGGGTGCTGCCGGACCCCTATGGCCTGGTGAAGAGCCGGGCCCTGGCCAACGCCGCCCGCAACGTGCGCTTCCCCTTGAGCTTCTCGGAGAGCAGCCGGACCGTCGTGGCCCGCTCCCTGACCACCTTCTCCGGGGCCGGGGTCAACCAGGTGGCCTTCTCAACCGGCGACATCTTCAAGGCCGTCCGCGCCCTGCGGAAGGCCGGCCTCGAGCTGCTGCGCATCCCGGAGAACTACTACGACGATCTCGCCGCGCGCCTCGGCCTCGACGAGGCCTTCGTCGAGAAGCTGCGCGACCACGGCGTGCTCTACGACCGCGACGCCGAGGGCGGGGAGTTCCTCCACGTCTACACGCGCACCTTCCACGACCGCTTCTTCTTCGAGATCGTCCAGCGCCAGGGCGGCTACGACCAGTACGGCGCGGCCAACGCGCCCGTGCGCATGGCCGCCCAGTCGCGCACCGCGGCCCGCGAGACCTCCCTCACCCCCTGATCGGCGTCTCCCGCACCGCGGCCCAGGCCAGCGCCCAAAGAAAGAGCCCCGGAGCTTGCCGCTCCGGGGCTTTTGAGTCTCGCCTCAGCCTGTGAGGGGGAGGGTCTGAGGCGCGATGACCGGCGGCGGGCCTACCAGCGCTTGCGCGCGCCCACGGCCACCAGGCGGCCGATCGGGTTGCCGCTGAAGGTGTCGTAGCCGCTCGACCCGCCGCCGGCGGCGATGCCGTTGTTGTAGAAGGGCGGGTCCTCGTCGAAGAGGTTGGTCACGTCGACGAAGAGCTGCAGATCCTTGGTCAGGCCCTCGCCCTTGAAGTCGTAGGCCACGTGGGCGTCGATGGTGTTGCCCGCCTTGACCCGGTCGCCGCCGCCCACCGGCACGCCGTTGACGCGGGTGATCGGGGCCACCGTGGCGCCGCTCCAGTTGTGGTACGGCGAGGTGTGGTTCCAGTAGAGGTTGGCCGACAGGCCGAAGTCGCTGGCCCAGTCCACGCCCACCCGGCTCTCGAGCTTGATCGAGGGGAAGGTGGTGTTGAACCCGGTGGTGCCGAGCACGCTGAAGGTCGCGCCGCCGGTGCCGACCTGCTGGTCGAACTTGGTCTTGTAGGAGGCGATGGCGTCCAGGGTGAACCGGCCGAAGTCGGTGCTGATCCCGTAGTTCGCGGCGAAGTCGATGCCCTCGACCCACAGGTTCAGGGCGTTCCGCTGCTGGAAGTTATAGATGAAGTAGACGTTGCTCGGGATCGTCGTGGTCAGCGGCCGCCCGCCCGTCAGGGCGGCGATCTGGGCCGGCGTGGCGCCGCCCGGGAAGATCGTCAGCAGGCTGTTCAGGCCCGCCGCATTGACCGCGAAGGCGGCCTGCGGCGCGGTGATCGCCCCCTGGATCTCGTTGTGCCAGTAGGTCACCGAGAGGCGCAGGTCGCGCAGGAACGAGGGGTTCCAGTCCGCGCCCACCGACCAGCTCTTGCCGCGCTGCGGCTGCAACGCCGCGTTGCCGCCGTTGACCTGCAGGCCGGCGATTGCCCCGCCCACCGTGCAGGTGGCCGTGGCGGTGGCGCAGCCCGGGAGCTGGGTCACGTTCGGGTAGGCCGAGACCGGCACGTTCAGGGTGCCGCCGAACAGCGACACGCTGGTTTCCGCCGTCGTGCCGTTGGCGTCGGCGCCGCGGCTGGTCAGGGCCGGGGCGACGAACGACTTGGCCCAGTTGGCGCGGAACTTCAGGCCCTCGATCACTTCCCAGTTGGCGCCGACCTTGGGGTTCGAGGTCGAGCCGAAGTCCGAGTACTTGTCGTACCGGCCGGACACGTTGACGTCGACGCGCCGGGCGAACGGGATCTCCATCTCCGGGCTGATGATCGGCAGCAGGAACTCGGCGTAGGCCGACTTCACGTTGCGGTCGTAGTCCAGGTGCAGGAAGCGCGAGCCGGTCGAGGACGGCCCGATGCCCAGCGGCTGGGTCACGTTCTGGGCCATGGTGTAGTAGATGATTTCGCCGCCGAAGGCCGCCTTCACCGGGCCAGCCGGCAGGTTGAACAGCGTGCCGTCCAGCTTGATCGTGCCGTCCTTGATGGTCTGGCGCGCGGCCTGGAGGGTGTAGTTGTCCACCAGCTGGCGGCGCACCGCCGCCGAGGTCAGGTTGGCCGCGCCGGTGTGGAACACGTCGAGCGCATTGGCCGTGGTCAGCGGCTGGGTGACGATGATGCTGGTGCCGGGCACCGACACCGCCGTCAGGCTGCCCGAGCCGTTGGTCGTGCCGTTGAGCGCCAGCAGGGCGCAGCTGCCGCAGAGCACGCCCACCGAGTCGGTCGACGAATTGCTGGCGCCGAGGACGCCGCCGGCGGTGAAGCGCCAGTTGTCGTTGAACTTGTACTCGGCGCTGCCTGAGACGTAGCCGCTCTCCTCGGAGGCCGCCACGTGCGCGCCCTCGCCGAGCAGCTCGTCGGCGTCGAAGCGGACGGTCTCGGAGGTGGCGGTCGATCCCGGCAGGCCGACGAAGAACGGGTTGATCTGCGAGGCGCTGGCCGCGCCCGGCCCGAAGATCGTCGCCTGGATGCTGCCGCGCGCGACCCGGGTGGTGTTGT contains:
- a CDS encoding response regulator transcription factor produces the protein MTLIAEPQTTSPPRPTQPPVAGRVALVGRSAVGAGICDQLETRGYVVRQAPDLAGARALLAGAEAVILLAPAGSEAQAARDCQRLSRRPGASVIVVYAGAQAGFAVDALEAGADDCVCAPVNPREVVARVRAALRRRALGERRSRLEQVGALVIDHVQMRVRLPDDRILSLTPAQFRLLGALARRQGAVVARETLVAEVLGEDSDSYDRAIDVQICRLRKRLAQVGLGKLISAMPGVGYRLSPAPDRVGP
- a CDS encoding bifunctional sugar phosphate isomerase/epimerase/4-hydroxyphenylpyruvate dioxygenase family protein; its protein translation is MRRSIATVSLSGNLQEKLLAIAAAKFDSIELFENDLLFFDGTARDVRAMVEDVGLKISLFQPFRDFEGVPDEVFRRNLDRAERKFDVMGDLDAKMMLVCSNVSPAAIADDERAAAQLHELAERAAARGIRIGYEALAWGAQVKTYGHVWEIVRRAAHSHLGVILDSFHTLALGDGVEGIAHIPGEKIFFVQLADAPLLKMDVLSWSRHFRCFPGQGDFDVAAFAAKAIEAGYTGPLSLEIFNDEFRATAPSRTARDGMRSLLFLEEQIRGQLEESPAEPGRAPRPRVDLLDPPPPPDLSGVAFLEFAVDATARGELARWLEGMGFQRVGVHRGKDVTLYRQGDLAIALNAEPESFAHSYYLLHGVSVCAIGLRAADPAGLLSRAEVFGCQRFEERVGPDEAPMPGLRAPDGSLIYVVDESFDAAADFVRDRGEGASAGLVSAVDHVGQALPGDHFDTWLLFYRAVLRLKPEESWVLPDPYGLVKSRALANAARNVRFPLSFSESSRTVVARSLTTFSGAGVNQVAFSTGDIFKAVRALRKAGLELLRIPENYYDDLAARLGLDEAFVEKLRDHGVLYDRDAEGGEFLHVYTRTFHDRFFFEIVQRQGGYDQYGAANAPVRMAAQSRTAARETSLTP
- a CDS encoding TonB-dependent receptor domain-containing protein, with the protein product MTQSLNRRGAGLAVRLMSGAGVLALAALGASAAQAQTQAANAAAPSSTEVTEVVVTGTSLRGAPPVGAAVIAVGQEQIQKTGAQTVQQILRSVPAVVGLGSAGQGSFGSADAAGTNAPTIHGLGASASNSTLILIDGHRLPLSGVNHALADPNILPPMALERVEVLAEGASSVYGSDAVAGVINFITRRKFDGLEVRGQAAYGDAYDAYSFGAVAGKTWETGSVLAAYGYSDRSPLAASKRDFARADKRAFGGSNLGSFFCAPATIQVGSGPIFTAPYTGAGLANSAANAPCDYTGGIDLIPSEKRHSGMIKVTQEVSDKLTLTGDAVYSKRNNTTRVARGSIQATIFGPGAASASQINPFFVGLPGSTATSETVRFDADELLGEGAHVAASEESGYVSGSAEYKFNDNWRFTAGGVLGASNSSTDSVGVLCGSCALLALNGTTNGSGSLTAVSVPGTSIIVTQPLTTANALDVFHTGAANLTSAAVRRQLVDNYTLQAARQTIKDGTIKLDGTLFNLPAGPVKAAFGGEIIYYTMAQNVTQPLGIGPSSTGSRFLHLDYDRNVKSAYAEFLLPIISPEMEIPFARRVDVNVSGRYDKYSDFGSTSNPKVGANWEVIEGLKFRANWAKSFVAPALTSRGADANGTTAETSVSLFGGTLNVPVSAYPNVTQLPGCATATATCTVGGAIAGLQVNGGNAALQPQRGKSWSVGADWNPSFLRDLRLSVTYWHNEIQGAITAPQAAFAVNAAGLNSLLTIFPGGATPAQIAALTGGRPLTTTIPSNVYFIYNFQQRNALNLWVEGIDFAANYGISTDFGRFTLDAIASYKTKFDQQVGTGGATFSVLGTTGFNTTFPSIKLESRVGVDWASDFGLSANLYWNHTSPYHNWSGATVAPITRVNGVPVGGGDRVKAGNTIDAHVAYDFKGEGLTKDLQLFVDVTNLFDEDPPFYNNGIAAGGGSSGYDTFSGNPIGRLVAVGARKRW